A genomic region of Trichothermofontia sichuanensis B231 contains the following coding sequences:
- the rpe gene encoding ribulose-phosphate 3-epimerase, protein MTSATSHKPIVVAPSILSADFSRLGDEVRAVDQAGADWIHVDVMDGRFVPNITIGPLIVEALRPVTAKPLDVHLMIVEPEKYVGDFAKAGADIISVHAEHNASPHLHRTLCQIRELGKQAGVVLNPSTPLELIEYVLEVCDLILIMSVNPGFGGQSFIPAVVPKIRKLRQMCDERGLDPWIEVDGGLKGDNTWQVLEAGANAIVAGSAVFKAKDYRAAIEGIRHSKRPVAQPELAVV, encoded by the coding sequence ATGACCTCAGCCACTTCTCACAAACCCATTGTCGTTGCTCCTTCTATTTTATCAGCAGATTTTAGCCGCCTAGGCGATGAGGTGCGGGCGGTGGACCAGGCCGGAGCCGACTGGATTCATGTGGATGTGATGGATGGTCGTTTTGTCCCGAATATCACGATCGGGCCACTGATTGTGGAGGCGCTACGTCCGGTCACCGCTAAGCCCCTGGATGTCCACCTGATGATCGTTGAACCGGAAAAGTATGTCGGTGATTTTGCCAAGGCGGGGGCCGACATTATTTCTGTCCATGCTGAGCACAATGCCTCTCCCCATTTGCATCGGACCCTGTGTCAAATTCGGGAACTGGGTAAGCAGGCGGGGGTGGTCCTCAATCCTTCGACGCCGCTGGAGTTGATTGAGTATGTGTTGGAGGTGTGCGACTTAATCCTGATCATGAGTGTGAACCCCGGTTTTGGTGGTCAAAGCTTTATTCCCGCTGTGGTGCCCAAGATCCGTAAACTGCGTCAGATGTGTGATGAGCGGGGCTTAGATCCCTGGATTGAAGTGGATGGGGGTCTCAAGGGTGACAATACCTGGCAGGTGCTAGAAGCCGGAGCCAACGCGATCGTCGCGGGTTCGGCTGTGTTTAAGGCTAAGGACTATCGGGCGGCGATCGAGGGGATTCGCCACAGCAAGCGTCCTGTTGCCCAACCGGAACTGGCCGTGGTTTAA
- a CDS encoding Uma2 family endonuclease, which produces MLATSSRPTVTWEKLPDDFVLPDDPVDNINQPALAAALTESLQLAGRLPETALTPTNYGICATIDGQIIVKAPDWAFIPQVRVDREQIVRSYTPRLHGDIPTIVLEFLSDTDGGEYSAKQTYPPGKFFFYEQILQVPNYGIFDPATGKLELYRLDASGQYRLASADEQGRVWLPEMQLFLGVWQGVRENRSGYWLRWWDEAGNLLLWGTEQVALERQRVERLAAQLRAAGIEPEV; this is translated from the coding sequence ATGTTAGCCACCTCATCCCGTCCCACCGTCACTTGGGAAAAGCTACCGGATGACTTTGTTCTGCCCGATGATCCTGTGGACAATATCAATCAACCCGCTCTAGCCGCTGCCCTCACGGAAAGTTTGCAACTCGCAGGTCGGTTGCCGGAAACAGCCCTGACGCCTACCAACTACGGTATTTGCGCCACGATCGATGGCCAAATCATCGTTAAGGCCCCCGATTGGGCGTTTATTCCCCAGGTTCGGGTCGATCGCGAGCAAATCGTGCGGAGCTACACGCCTCGTCTGCACGGGGATATACCCACGATCGTGCTGGAGTTTCTATCAGACACAGATGGGGGCGAGTATTCTGCCAAGCAAACCTATCCCCCCGGCAAGTTTTTCTTCTATGAGCAGATTTTGCAGGTTCCCAATTACGGGATTTTTGACCCCGCCACGGGCAAGTTAGAACTGTACCGCCTAGACGCTAGTGGCCAATATCGTTTAGCAAGTGCTGATGAGCAGGGGCGGGTGTGGTTGCCGGAGATGCAGTTGTTTTTGGGCGTGTGGCAAGGCGTGCGGGAAAACCGCTCCGGGTACTGGCTACGCTGGTGGGATGAGGCAGGCAATCTGCTGCTCTGGGGTACGGAACAGGTCGCTCTAGAGCGACAGCGCGTCGAACGACTCGCGGCACAACTGCGAGCAGCGGGGATCGAACCAGAAGTGTAA
- a CDS encoding N-acetylmuramoyl-L-alanine amidase, whose protein sequence is MSFHCPLPWCGYYRTIAGIVPSLVLMAPAIGAESRLFLAYPPPNHQTMASQIFLIGTAPPAGTVLVNGQAIARSPAGHFAPSFPLQVGENQFRLQYQDQEIQLTVTRLATTPPLPVGANFAPDSLEPAVDIARLPGELICLSAIAPPQATVTVQLGGQTLALTEQADQVLLPDNAAVLTGRNQPIHHTSIGQYQGCLTFPQPGALGAPQFRLTWQGQTVTQTGPGHVTILNPSQLPTIAVTAPSGTARTGPSTTYSRLTPLPTGTQAQVTGQEGEWWRLDYGAWIRARETQPVTTAVPPHSLIRSLKSRERDGWTDVIFPLQVPVPVTVTQDDRRFTLTLHNTTAQTDTLYLATSPVIRRLDWTQPAPDRVTYDFQLKPAQQWGYELRYEGTSLILSLRHPPDLRQASPRSPLRGVHILLDPGHGSEADPGARGPTGYPEKDVTLVMAKLLRDRLRAQGATVTMTREGDDDLYPNDRVAMIEQQQPTIVLSLHYNALPDDGDARNTQGLAAFWYTTQSHSLAAFLHDYLVNTLNRPSYGVFWNNLALTRPTIAPSVMLELGFMIHPEEFEWIIDPIAQQELATAIANGLRLWVEQAIADGG, encoded by the coding sequence ATGTCTTTTCATTGCCCACTACCGTGGTGTGGATATTACCGCACGATCGCGGGTATCGTCCCCAGTCTGGTCCTGATGGCGCCCGCTATCGGGGCCGAATCACGCCTGTTTCTGGCCTATCCGCCCCCCAACCACCAAACGATGGCCAGTCAAATTTTTCTGATTGGGACGGCTCCTCCCGCAGGAACGGTTCTGGTTAACGGTCAGGCGATCGCCCGTTCCCCTGCCGGCCACTTTGCCCCTAGCTTTCCCCTCCAGGTAGGTGAAAACCAATTTCGCCTGCAATACCAGGATCAAGAAATTCAGCTAACCGTAACCCGACTGGCGACAACCCCACCCCTGCCCGTCGGGGCGAACTTTGCCCCCGATTCCTTGGAACCTGCGGTCGATATTGCCCGCCTACCAGGGGAGTTGATTTGCCTCAGCGCGATCGCGCCGCCCCAAGCAACGGTCACTGTCCAATTAGGGGGCCAAACGCTCGCCTTAACCGAGCAGGCTGATCAGGTCTTGCTGCCCGACAATGCGGCAGTGCTTACTGGGCGGAATCAACCGATCCACCACACCTCAATTGGTCAGTACCAGGGGTGTTTAACCTTTCCCCAGCCGGGTGCTCTGGGTGCGCCCCAATTTCGGCTGACTTGGCAGGGCCAAACCGTAACCCAAACCGGGCCGGGGCACGTCACGATCCTGAACCCCAGCCAGTTACCGACGATCGCTGTCACCGCCCCATCCGGCACCGCCCGCACTGGCCCTAGTACCACCTATTCCCGCCTCACGCCTCTGCCCACCGGCACCCAAGCTCAGGTCACTGGGCAAGAAGGGGAATGGTGGCGGCTGGACTATGGAGCCTGGATTCGCGCTAGGGAAACCCAACCCGTCACCACCGCCGTCCCCCCCCACAGCCTGATCCGTAGCCTCAAATCACGGGAGCGCGACGGCTGGACCGATGTCATTTTCCCATTGCAGGTGCCGGTGCCGGTTACGGTGACCCAAGACGATCGCCGCTTCACTCTGACACTCCACAACACCACCGCCCAAACCGATACCCTCTACCTCGCCACCAGCCCCGTGATCCGCCGTTTGGATTGGACCCAACCGGCCCCAGACAGGGTAACCTATGACTTTCAACTCAAGCCCGCTCAGCAGTGGGGGTATGAACTGCGCTATGAGGGCACCAGCTTGATCCTGTCCCTGCGCCATCCCCCCGATCTACGGCAAGCCTCACCCCGATCGCCCCTGCGGGGAGTGCACATCCTCCTCGATCCGGGCCACGGCAGTGAGGCCGATCCAGGCGCACGGGGACCAACAGGATACCCAGAAAAGGATGTCACATTAGTGATGGCCAAGTTACTACGCGATCGCTTGCGAGCACAGGGGGCAACGGTTACCATGACCCGCGAGGGGGATGACGACCTGTATCCAAACGATCGGGTTGCGATGATTGAGCAGCAGCAGCCGACGATCGTCCTGAGCCTGCATTATAACGCCCTGCCCGACGATGGCGATGCCCGCAATACCCAAGGGCTAGCGGCCTTCTGGTACACCACCCAATCCCACAGTCTCGCCGCCTTCTTACACGACTACTTAGTAAACACCCTGAATCGCCCGTCCTATGGGGTCTTTTGGAATAATTTGGCCCTCACCCGTCCGACGATCGCCCCCAGCGTGATGCTGGAACTAGGGTTCATGATTCACCCCGAAGAGTTTGAGTGGATTATTGATCCCATCGCCCAGCAGGAATTAGCCACGGCGATCGCGAACGGGCTGCGTCTGTGGGTCGAGCAGGCGATCGCCGACGGGGGATAA
- a CDS encoding four-carbon acid sugar kinase family protein, which produces MMIATDLLNALGIPMTDSPKIIVLDDDPTGSQTVHSCLLLCRWDVDTLCLGLTDESPIFFVLTNTRALPPDEAAAVTREVCQNLKQALAQTQITDFLIVSRSDSTLRGHYPIETDVIAAELGPFDAHFLTPAFFEGGRFTRDSIHYLKIAGVDTPVHETEFARDSVFGYHHSYLPDYVAEKTQGKILAHQVERFLLADVRSGTYDRLMGLTGNVCVAVDAETQADMDRFAQDVLRAAAQGKRFLFRSAASLLTSLAALPPQPVPANEMAQYVRQGNPGVILVGSHVQKTTAQLTQLLQNPTVAGIEVDVSHLLSDTLDQRERLRESVLAEVQAIYASGKTPVIYTSRQELTFPDTQTRLAFGVEVSNLLMAIVQGLPTDIGFLISKGGITSNDVLSKGLALKSARLLGQILPGVSVVRTPLDHPLFPTLPVVLFPGNVGDNDALATAYHRLRVAAHNEQE; this is translated from the coding sequence ATGATGATTGCCACTGACCTACTCAATGCCCTGGGAATCCCCATGACCGACTCACCCAAAATTATTGTCCTAGATGACGACCCCACTGGTTCTCAAACCGTCCACAGTTGCCTACTGCTGTGCCGTTGGGACGTGGACACCCTGTGCCTGGGCCTGACCGATGAATCCCCCATCTTTTTCGTATTGACCAATACACGGGCACTGCCCCCCGATGAGGCTGCCGCCGTTACCCGCGAGGTTTGCCAAAACCTGAAGCAAGCCCTCGCCCAAACCCAAATCACCGACTTCCTCATCGTCAGCCGCTCCGATTCCACCCTACGCGGCCATTACCCGATCGAAACCGATGTCATCGCCGCCGAACTCGGTCCCTTCGACGCCCACTTCCTGACCCCAGCCTTTTTTGAAGGGGGACGCTTCACCCGCGACAGCATTCACTACCTCAAAATTGCCGGGGTGGACACCCCCGTCCATGAAACCGAGTTTGCGCGGGATTCCGTGTTTGGGTATCACCACAGCTATCTGCCAGACTACGTAGCCGAAAAGACCCAGGGAAAAATCCTAGCCCACCAAGTGGAGCGGTTCCTACTCGCGGACGTGCGATCGGGCACCTACGATCGCCTGATGGGCCTGACAGGCAATGTCTGCGTCGCTGTGGATGCCGAAACCCAGGCCGACATGGATCGCTTTGCCCAAGACGTGCTCCGAGCCGCTGCCCAGGGTAAGCGCTTCCTGTTCCGCAGTGCCGCCAGCTTACTCACCTCCCTCGCAGCCCTACCCCCCCAACCCGTCCCAGCCAATGAGATGGCCCAGTACGTGCGTCAGGGCAACCCCGGCGTCATCCTCGTGGGGTCCCATGTCCAGAAGACTACTGCCCAACTGACCCAACTGCTCCAGAACCCAACGGTCGCCGGGATTGAAGTTGATGTCTCCCACCTGTTGTCGGATACGCTGGATCAGCGAGAGCGCCTTCGGGAATCCGTCCTGGCTGAAGTCCAGGCTATCTATGCCAGTGGGAAAACTCCCGTGATCTACACCAGCCGCCAAGAACTCACCTTCCCCGATACCCAAACCCGGCTCGCCTTTGGGGTTGAAGTCTCAAACCTGTTGATGGCGATCGTCCAGGGCTTACCGACGGATATTGGTTTCCTGATCAGCAAAGGCGGCATTACCTCCAACGATGTCCTGAGTAAAGGGTTAGCCCTCAAATCAGCCCGCTTACTCGGCCAAATTCTACCGGGCGTCTCCGTAGTGCGGACTCCCTTGGACCACCCCTTGTTCCCCACCCTGCCCGTTGTCCTTTTCCCCGGTAACGTGGGGGATAACGACGCCCTGGCCACGGCTTACCATCGGCTACGGGTGGCTGCCCACAACGAGCAGGAATAA
- a CDS encoding CO2 hydration protein, which translates to MGKTVATPHPLSAYIDRLEAGEALLQDTPTNLIEVVGILKSYGIVLDAYSNNLNYIADRQFLVFFPFFKYFNDEFSFSKLLKHLWHDRINFEYAEYCMRAMLWHGGGGLDAYLDTPEFRANCEAVIQAKFKNNFLVLGLHKIFPEFLPEQLRQMAYYAGLGQFWRVMSDIFMNLSDRYDRGEIKSIPQVVDHIQQGLVDAASKPITYCVKIRGQAYDLIPPSAGLTFLMDVAVPYVEAVFFRGTPFPGTVSYNAQAYQIPVEQADFTYGALYADPLPIGGSGIPPTQLMQDMRHFLPDYLHNLYRQTIRQEDDLRVQICESFQKSMFCVTTAVIRGLAPHPIGTPDPQQRQENRVYLEGWMNRFITSQLEAVNQ; encoded by the coding sequence ATGGGTAAAACTGTAGCCACGCCACATCCTTTATCGGCCTATATCGATCGCCTGGAGGCGGGTGAAGCCCTTTTGCAGGATACGCCGACTAATCTGATTGAGGTTGTGGGTATTCTTAAAAGCTATGGAATTGTTTTAGATGCCTACTCAAATAACCTCAATTATATTGCCGATCGTCAATTCCTGGTTTTCTTTCCTTTTTTCAAGTATTTCAACGACGAATTTTCATTCAGTAAACTGTTAAAACATTTGTGGCACGATCGCATCAACTTTGAGTATGCTGAGTACTGTATGCGAGCGATGCTCTGGCATGGGGGGGGAGGACTGGATGCCTATTTGGATACGCCGGAATTTCGTGCGAATTGTGAGGCGGTCATTCAAGCGAAGTTCAAGAACAATTTTCTAGTGCTGGGGCTACACAAGATTTTTCCAGAATTTTTGCCGGAACAGTTACGTCAGATGGCTTATTATGCCGGTTTGGGACAGTTCTGGCGAGTGATGAGTGATATTTTTATGAACCTCTCCGATCGCTACGATCGCGGTGAAATCAAGTCTATCCCTCAGGTTGTGGATCACATTCAACAGGGTCTTGTGGATGCGGCAAGTAAACCCATTACCTATTGCGTCAAGATTCGCGGTCAAGCCTATGATTTGATTCCGCCCAGTGCCGGGTTAACGTTTCTGATGGATGTGGCAGTTCCCTACGTTGAAGCCGTCTTTTTCCGGGGGACACCCTTCCCCGGTACCGTTTCCTACAATGCCCAAGCCTATCAAATTCCAGTAGAGCAAGCGGATTTTACCTATGGTGCGTTGTATGCTGATCCATTGCCGATCGGGGGATCTGGGATTCCACCCACGCAGTTAATGCAGGATATGCGCCATTTTCTACCCGATTATCTGCACAATCTTTATCGCCAGACCATACGTCAGGAAGATGATCTGCGGGTGCAAATTTGTGAAAGCTTCCAGAAATCGATGTTTTGTGTGACGACGGCGGTCATTCGGGGGCTAGCACCGCACCCAATTGGTACCCCGGATCCGCAACAACGCCAGGAAAATCGGGTTTATCTGGAGGGCTGGATGAATCGGTTTATCACCTCCCAGTTGGAAGCGGTGAATCAATAG
- a CDS encoding NADH-quinone oxidoreductase subunit M: protein MLSVLIWVPLVAAALVGFWPGQLGPQRARSLALTVATGMLIWMIAIAVKFHPDQAGMQWVENIPWVDWIGLNYHLGLDGLSLPLIFLNSLLTIVAIYSSERELPRSGLYYALILVLNGSVAGAFLAQDLLLFFLFYEVEIIPLYFLIAIWGGSRRGYAATKFLIYTAISGIFLLAAFLGTAWVAGVNSFDYELLRSQVLPAGTQIVLLIGLLIGFGIKVPFFPLHTWLPDAHVEASTPVSVLLAGVLLKLGTYGLLRFGVGLFLEAWVELAPWLAVWAAISALYGAACAISQQDMKKVVAYSSIAHMAYILLAAAAATRLSLVAAVGQMVSHGLISALLFLLVGVVYKKTGSRDINFLRGLLNPERGLPLIGSLMILGAMASAGVPGMVGFISEFLVFRGSFPIFPVQTLFCMIGTGLTAVYFLLMINRVFFGRLTPQLARMPGVTWPERLPAIALSLFIIFLGIQPIWLVRWSEPQIGSLLLRTPEAQMVDFPQLLGQVPARSPNLANFKH, encoded by the coding sequence ATGCTGAGTGTTTTGATCTGGGTGCCGTTGGTGGCAGCGGCGCTCGTGGGATTTTGGCCGGGGCAACTGGGGCCGCAGCGGGCACGATCGCTGGCGCTGACAGTGGCAACCGGAATGTTGATCTGGATGATCGCGATCGCGGTAAAGTTTCATCCAGATCAAGCCGGAATGCAGTGGGTAGAAAATATCCCTTGGGTAGATTGGATTGGCTTGAACTATCACTTGGGCTTAGATGGCCTATCCTTACCCTTGATCTTCCTCAATAGCTTGCTGACGATCGTGGCCATTTACAGCAGCGAGCGGGAGCTGCCGCGATCGGGGTTGTACTATGCCCTAATTTTGGTGCTGAATGGGTCCGTGGCTGGGGCTTTTCTAGCTCAGGATTTGCTGTTATTTTTCCTGTTCTATGAAGTTGAAATTATTCCCCTTTACTTCCTGATCGCGATTTGGGGAGGCAGTCGGCGAGGCTATGCGGCCACCAAGTTTTTAATCTATACCGCCATTTCCGGCATTTTCCTGCTGGCTGCCTTTTTAGGTACGGCCTGGGTTGCGGGGGTAAATAGTTTTGACTATGAGTTACTGCGATCGCAAGTCCTGCCGGCGGGGACACAGATCGTGTTGTTGATCGGCTTGCTGATTGGTTTTGGCATCAAAGTTCCGTTTTTCCCCTTGCATACCTGGCTGCCGGATGCCCACGTGGAAGCCTCAACCCCAGTTTCCGTGCTGCTAGCTGGGGTGTTGCTCAAGCTGGGAACCTACGGCCTGCTGCGGTTTGGGGTGGGGTTGTTCCTGGAAGCCTGGGTGGAGCTCGCCCCCTGGTTAGCGGTTTGGGCGGCAATTAGTGCGCTCTATGGGGCAGCCTGTGCCATTTCCCAGCAGGACATGAAAAAGGTGGTTGCCTATTCCTCGATCGCCCACATGGCCTATATTTTGCTAGCGGCGGCAGCAGCTACGCGTCTGAGTTTAGTGGCAGCGGTGGGGCAAATGGTCAGCCACGGTTTGATTTCTGCCTTGCTGTTCCTGTTGGTGGGTGTGGTCTACAAAAAAACGGGCAGTCGTGATATCAATTTTCTGCGGGGATTGCTCAACCCTGAGCGCGGGTTACCCCTGATTGGGAGCTTGATGATCCTGGGAGCAATGGCCAGTGCCGGGGTTCCAGGCATGGTGGGTTTTATTAGTGAATTTCTGGTCTTCCGGGGGAGTTTCCCCATCTTTCCTGTCCAGACCCTCTTCTGCATGATTGGGACTGGTCTGACCGCTGTTTATTTTCTGTTGATGATTAATCGTGTCTTTTTTGGTCGCTTGACACCGCAGTTGGCCCGGATGCCGGGGGTCACCTGGCCGGAACGATTGCCCGCGATCGCACTATCCCTGTTCATTATCTTCCTGGGAATTCAGCCGATCTGGCTGGTGCGCTGGAGTGAACCGCAAATTGGGTCGTTGCTATTGCGCACACCGGAAGCTCAGATGGTTGATTTTCCGCAACTGCTGGGGCAGGTGCCTGCCCGATCGCCCAATTTGGCCAATTTCAAACATTAG
- a CDS encoding NAD(P)H-quinone oxidoreductase subunit F — MMQWFLQTIWWVPGYGLLGAILTLPWSMGLVRRTGPRPAAYFNLLMTVFSFGHSLLAFRYSFTQPVQQLEFSWLQVADLDLSLAIELSPVSLGALTLVTLISLLAQLYALGYMEKDWALARFFGLMGFFEAALGGIALSDSLFLSYALLELLTLSTYLLVGFWYAQPLVVTAARDAFLTKRVGDVILLMGLVALSSYGAGLSFSELEAWTKTAPLPPLAATLLGLALIAGPTGKCAQFPLNLWLDEAMEAPNPASLMRNSIVVSIGAYVLIKLQPVFTLSPIAADVLMAIGTVTAIGASLVTIAQLDIKRALSHSTSAYLGLVFIAVGLGQVDIALLLLLTHALAKTLLFMSSGAVILTTNSQNITEMGGLWSRMPATTTAFVVGSLSLVCMLPLGTFWTIQRWLNGRWEVPVWLVVVLMVVNGLSALNLTRVFRLVFLGKPQPKTRRAPEVAWPMALPMVTLIVLALLSPLVPLQWPYWLSPTTPLANEDQLLLQLALPLVMASGALGCVLGSLVEFSREWSRSTQAFVRFFQDLLAYDFYIERIYALTVVKGVALLSQMTTWCDRYVIDGMVNLAGLVTVMGGQVLKYNVTGRLQAYILTIVLAVGFILWLLLSGGNF, encoded by the coding sequence ATGATGCAGTGGTTCCTGCAAACGATTTGGTGGGTTCCGGGCTATGGCCTGCTGGGAGCGATTTTGACCCTGCCGTGGTCAATGGGCTTAGTGCGGCGCACGGGTCCCCGGCCAGCAGCCTACTTTAACCTGCTGATGACAGTGTTCTCCTTTGGACATAGTCTCTTGGCCTTTCGCTACTCGTTTACGCAGCCGGTCCAGCAATTAGAGTTTTCCTGGTTACAGGTAGCCGACCTCGATCTATCACTGGCGATCGAACTGTCCCCTGTGAGTTTGGGTGCCTTGACCTTGGTAACGCTGATCAGCCTTCTGGCCCAACTCTATGCCTTGGGTTACATGGAGAAGGATTGGGCTTTAGCCCGCTTCTTTGGTCTGATGGGCTTTTTCGAGGCGGCTCTGGGGGGGATCGCCCTGAGTGATTCCCTATTCTTGAGCTATGCGTTGCTGGAACTGCTCACCCTTTCGACCTATCTGCTGGTGGGATTTTGGTACGCCCAACCCCTAGTGGTCACAGCGGCGCGGGATGCGTTTTTGACGAAGCGGGTGGGGGATGTGATTTTGCTGATGGGTTTAGTGGCGCTTTCTAGTTACGGGGCAGGTCTGAGTTTTTCCGAACTAGAAGCGTGGACCAAAACTGCCCCTTTACCTCCGCTGGCAGCCACCCTCCTGGGGTTAGCGCTGATCGCGGGGCCGACGGGCAAATGTGCCCAGTTTCCGCTCAATCTCTGGCTGGATGAAGCGATGGAGGCCCCTAACCCGGCGTCCCTGATGCGCAACTCGATCGTCGTCTCGATTGGGGCCTATGTGTTGATCAAGCTGCAACCCGTCTTTACCCTATCGCCGATCGCGGCGGATGTGTTGATGGCGATTGGGACGGTGACCGCGATCGGAGCTTCACTGGTGACGATCGCCCAGTTAGATATCAAGCGTGCCCTCTCCCACTCCACCAGTGCCTATTTGGGATTGGTCTTTATTGCCGTAGGGTTAGGTCAGGTCGATATTGCCTTGTTGTTGTTGTTGACCCATGCCCTAGCGAAAACCCTGCTGTTTATGAGCAGCGGAGCCGTCATTTTGACCACCAATAGTCAGAACATTACCGAGATGGGGGGACTATGGTCGCGAATGCCCGCGACGACCACCGCGTTTGTGGTTGGCTCCCTGAGTCTGGTCTGTATGTTGCCCTTGGGGACCTTCTGGACCATCCAGCGGTGGTTGAATGGGCGTTGGGAGGTGCCCGTGTGGCTGGTGGTGGTCTTGATGGTGGTCAATGGTCTGAGTGCGTTGAATCTGACCCGTGTGTTTCGCCTAGTATTTCTGGGCAAACCGCAGCCAAAAACCCGGCGTGCGCCGGAGGTGGCTTGGCCAATGGCCCTGCCGATGGTCACGCTCATCGTGTTAGCTTTGCTCTCGCCCTTAGTCCCCCTCCAATGGCCCTACTGGCTCAGTCCGACCACCCCACTGGCCAATGAGGATCAACTGTTGCTCCAGCTTGCCTTACCGTTGGTGATGGCATCGGGGGCCTTGGGTTGTGTGCTGGGGAGTTTGGTGGAATTTAGCCGGGAATGGTCGCGATCGACCCAAGCATTTGTGCGCTTCTTCCAAGATCTGCTGGCCTACGATTTTTACATTGAGCGAATTTATGCTCTCACGGTGGTGAAAGGGGTGGCGCTCCTGTCCCAGATGACCACTTGGTGCGATCGCTATGTGATTGATGGCATGGTGAACCTAGCGGGGCTAGTCACAGTGATGGGCGGGCAGGTGTTGAAATACAACGTCACGGGTCGATTGCAGGCATATATACTAACGATCGTGCTGGCGGTAGGGTTCATATTGTGGTTGCTCTTGAGCGGGGGAAATTTTTAA
- a CDS encoding sodium-dependent bicarbonate transport family permease, which translates to MDFSLISSNILSPPVLFFFLGMLAVLLKSDLEIPQPLPKLFSLYLLFAIGFKGGIELVKSGVNQEVALTLLAAIIMACFVPVYTFFILKAKLDTYNAAAIAATYGSISAVTFITASSFLQELGIDFDGFMVAALALMESPAIIVGLVLVNLFTADRESGNQINWPEVLQEAFLNSSVFLLVGSLIIGVLTGTHGEEVLKPFSQGIFYGVLTFFLLDMGLVAARRLRDLSKTGPFLIAFSVVIPLLNATLGILIAKVIGMSQGDALLFAVLCASASYIAVPAAMRLTVPEANPSLYVTTALALTFPFNIIVGIPLYLYGIQFLWR; encoded by the coding sequence ATGGATTTCAGCCTCATTTCATCAAATATTCTCAGTCCCCCCGTTTTATTCTTCTTTTTGGGAATGTTGGCGGTGCTCCTCAAATCCGATCTGGAAATCCCTCAACCGCTGCCGAAGTTATTCTCCCTGTATCTGTTGTTTGCGATCGGCTTTAAGGGGGGAATTGAACTGGTCAAAAGTGGGGTCAATCAGGAGGTAGCCCTCACCCTCCTGGCGGCGATCATAATGGCCTGTTTTGTGCCAGTTTATACGTTCTTTATCCTCAAGGCCAAACTCGATACCTATAATGCGGCGGCGATCGCCGCCACCTACGGGTCGATTAGTGCCGTTACCTTTATTACTGCAAGCTCGTTCCTACAGGAACTCGGGATTGATTTTGATGGTTTCATGGTCGCCGCCCTGGCCTTGATGGAATCTCCTGCCATTATTGTGGGCTTGGTTTTGGTCAATTTATTCACCGCCGATCGGGAGTCTGGTAATCAGATTAATTGGCCAGAAGTGCTTCAGGAAGCGTTTCTGAATAGTTCTGTCTTTTTATTAGTCGGTAGTCTCATTATTGGAGTTCTCACGGGTACTCACGGGGAAGAAGTTCTCAAACCCTTTTCCCAGGGAATCTTTTATGGGGTTCTCACCTTTTTCCTGCTAGATATGGGATTGGTGGCTGCTCGTCGGCTGCGGGATTTGAGTAAAACGGGACCATTTCTGATTGCCTTCTCTGTGGTTATTCCCCTCCTTAATGCGACGCTTGGTATCCTGATAGCCAAGGTGATCGGGATGTCGCAGGGGGATGCGCTCCTGTTTGCCGTTTTGTGTGCCAGTGCGTCCTACATTGCTGTTCCGGCGGCGATGCGCCTGACGGTCCCGGAGGCTAACCCCAGCCTCTATGTGACCACGGCCCTTGCCTTGACTTTCCCCTTCAATATCATTGTGGGGATTCCCTTATACCTGTACGGGATTCAGTTTCTCTGGAGATAA
- a CDS encoding P-II family nitrogen regulator — MHAVKRVEIIANSSELAKILEGLNAAGAPGYTVIRNVTGKGIMGNISDDEVTTLSNVYVLCYCAEDKIKPIVEAIRPILNKFGGVCYVSDAMEIRSVRCVSHL, encoded by the coding sequence ATGCATGCAGTGAAACGGGTTGAAATTATTGCCAACTCCTCCGAGTTAGCCAAAATTCTGGAGGGTTTGAATGCAGCAGGAGCACCAGGCTATACCGTGATTCGCAATGTCACGGGCAAGGGCATCATGGGCAATATCTCCGATGATGAGGTAACTACCCTCAGCAATGTCTATGTGCTTTGCTATTGTGCAGAGGACAAAATTAAGCCGATCGTGGAAGCGATTCGCCCTATTTTGAATAAGTTCGGCGGGGTCTGCTATGTGTCGGATGCAATGGAAATACGATCGGTGCGCTGCGTCAGTCACCTCTAG